In Salarias fasciatus chromosome 9, fSalaFa1.1, whole genome shotgun sequence, the genomic stretch ACATCATTTTCCTTTGATACATTGTGGCTGATGAGCTTTTGTTTGATAAAGTGGGAGAGGCTGCTGGGTGAAAAGGCTTCTCCCTCCAGATGACACAGCTTGTGGTCATTAGAGATCGTTAGGTGATCCATGGTGGAGCCCTGAACAGACATCTGACTGGCAGAGCTGGTTCTCATCAAATATTAATCCAAGTATTCATTCAGTTCCTCTCTGCTCACCATTGTTCACAATACATTAAGAAGTAATATTTCCCCCCACTCTTGGTGGTGTGTGATACAGAAGTGTTCATTTTGAAATTAGAGCCCTGTTGATACTAATTAAGGTTGATTAAGCAGCACACCTGAGTTCACTTTCCAATCAGCGGTGCTTATAAAGAGACTACAAACAGCCTGAGCTCATTCTTTTGATTCAGGAACTTGATGTGTGATTTTCTAAAGCCTTTAAAGTTAACTTGTTTTGCAGAAATGGCGAAAGAGAAGACTCATATTAATGTTGTCATCATCGGCCATGTCGACAGTGGAAAGTCGACCACCACCGGACACCTGGTCTACAAGTGCGGTGGGATTGATCAGAGGAGAATTGAGAAGTTTGAGAAGGCTGCAGCTCAAGTGAGGGAGAAAACAAAATCCTCTTACACTGTACAACCTGATGTTTAAATGTTCATTGTAATTACTTTCTCTACAGATGGGGAAGACTTCCTTCAAGTTCGCCTGGGTGTTGGACAAGCTGAAAGCTGAGCGGGAGCGCGGGATCACCATTGATATTTCACTGCTGAAATTCAGCACCCAGAAATTTACAATCACAATAATCGATGCTCCGGGCCACCGTGACTTCATAAAGAACATGATAACTGGAACTTCACAGGTAAGAAATGCATCTGAATCTTTTATTCCTCTATTGTACCTCAGACTAATGCGAGTCTTTGTCATTTCAGGCGGATGTGGCTCTCTTGGTGGTCTCTGCAGCCAAAGGGGAATATGAGGCCGGTGTGTCCAGAAGCGGTCAGACTCGAGAGCATGCCCTGCTGGCTTACACTCTGGGTGTGAAGCAGGTCATCGTCTGTGTGAACAAGATGGATCTGACTGAGCCGCCGTACAGTCAGAAACGCTATGAAGAAGTGGTGCGAGGCGTGAGCGGCTTCCTGAGGAAGATCGGCTACGACCCCACATCTGTGCCGTTCGTTCCCATTTCTGGCTGGACAGGGGAGAACATGATCACTTCAACTCAGAAGGTAGGCTTTGTGCTTCAGAATGGCAACGTGTCATGTGCTGTACGTTAAAGTGTCGTCTGCACAGATGCCGTGGTACCAAGGCTGGAAGGTCAAGCGCCGAGAGGGGACAGAAAGCGGGAAGACGCTGCTTGAAGTCCTGGACTCCATTCAGCCGCCTGTTCGTACCGTCAACAAGCCACTGCGGTTGCCTCTGCAGGATGTCTACAAAATTGGAGGTCTGGCATGAATTTAATTGCAGCTCTTGAGTTTTCAGTGAAGATCAGAACCTgttaacttcattttttttttttttttgttctttcaggAGTTGGGACTGTACCAGTCGGCAAGATTGAAACCGGCATCCTCAAACCCGGCATGACTCTGATGTTCTCTCCTGCAAAGCTGACCGCAGAGGTCAAGTCCATTGAGATGCACCACCAGGGGCTGCAGACGGCTCTGCCGGGACACAACGTGGGCTTCAACATCAAGAACGTGTCCGTCAAGAACCTGCGGCGTGGCGACGTGGCCGGTAACGCCCAGCAGGATCCTCCCTCGGATGTCAGCAGCTTCGAGGCTCAGGTTAGTTCAGGCGTAGCTGATGGAACAAAATCCATTTGCAATGAGCTTGCTTGACTTCATATTTTGTCTTGTAGCTGATCATCCTGAACCATCCAGGGAAGATCAAAAGCGGCTACTCTCCAGTGCTCGACTGCCACACGGCTCACGTCACCTGCCGCTTCGCcgagctgaaggagaagctggacCGCCGCACcggcaggaagc encodes the following:
- the eef1a1l3 gene encoding elongation factor 1-alpha-like, with amino-acid sequence MAKEKTHINVVIIGHVDSGKSTTTGHLVYKCGGIDQRRIEKFEKAAAQMGKTSFKFAWVLDKLKAERERGITIDISLLKFSTQKFTITIIDAPGHRDFIKNMITGTSQADVALLVVSAAKGEYEAGVSRSGQTREHALLAYTLGVKQVIVCVNKMDLTEPPYSQKRYEEVVRGVSGFLRKIGYDPTSVPFVPISGWTGENMITSTQKMPWYQGWKVKRREGTESGKTLLEVLDSIQPPVRTVNKPLRLPLQDVYKIGGVGTVPVGKIETGILKPGMTLMFSPAKLTAEVKSIEMHHQGLQTALPGHNVGFNIKNVSVKNLRRGDVAGNAQQDPPSDVSSFEAQLIILNHPGKIKSGYSPVLDCHTAHVTCRFAELKEKLDRRTGRKLEDNPQTLISGDGATVQLVPIKPMCVESFFTYPPLGRFAARDLKQTVAVGVIKSVVKDQGSKGGLKAQVCK